A genome region from Rhodopseudomonas boonkerdii includes the following:
- a CDS encoding DUF932 domain-containing protein, translated as MTQLNVLHAARDEHGGYKVDVSRGERVGRVSSEWFSRPADERYLSLTELHAAVQGRAERSRTRTVESEAIRVEANRDNAERLTLMLPGESAPLSPTHWSFGQLATMVGAPSAYLRQLPAPLAAINLQYGLTSNRAELIKTLEVEEGRVELRAVTSPDYGRIFDQELVAAVQRIAGNGTGDTRWKVPGVLDWSTGIYNPRVDITKATTTLYASDRDVFLFLVDDFNPIEAGKLPDGSPDLYFRGFYCWNSEVGAKTLGIASFYLRAVCQNRNLWGVEDFEEITIRHSKFAATRFAHEAAPALARFANSSPTPFVNGIRAARERIVARTDEERTEFLRKRGFGKSETAKIIETVLAEEGRKPESVFDFVQGITAVARDKPHQDGRLDLEAKAKKLLDRAN; from the coding sequence ATGACGCAACTGAATGTCCTGCACGCCGCTCGCGATGAGCATGGCGGTTATAAGGTGGATGTGAGCCGCGGTGAGCGCGTCGGTCGCGTCTCCTCGGAATGGTTCTCCCGGCCGGCGGACGAGCGGTACTTGTCGCTCACCGAGCTTCACGCCGCCGTTCAGGGCCGCGCCGAGCGAAGCCGGACCCGGACAGTCGAAAGCGAGGCGATCCGGGTGGAAGCCAATCGCGATAACGCGGAGCGGCTGACGCTCATGTTGCCGGGCGAGAGCGCACCTTTGTCGCCAACCCATTGGAGCTTCGGTCAGCTCGCAACGATGGTGGGCGCGCCATCCGCGTATTTGCGGCAGCTTCCGGCGCCACTCGCGGCCATCAACTTGCAATACGGACTGACCTCGAATCGAGCAGAGCTGATCAAGACGCTCGAAGTCGAGGAGGGCCGCGTTGAACTACGGGCGGTCACAAGCCCAGATTACGGCCGCATCTTTGACCAAGAGCTTGTGGCCGCCGTGCAGCGAATTGCCGGGAACGGCACCGGCGACACGCGTTGGAAGGTCCCCGGCGTGCTCGACTGGTCGACCGGCATCTACAATCCGCGAGTTGACATCACGAAAGCGACCACCACCCTCTACGCCTCCGACCGGGACGTGTTCCTGTTCCTGGTCGACGACTTCAACCCCATCGAGGCGGGCAAGCTGCCTGACGGCTCGCCCGACCTCTACTTCCGCGGCTTCTATTGCTGGAATTCTGAGGTCGGTGCCAAGACGCTTGGGATCGCAAGCTTCTACCTTCGCGCCGTGTGCCAGAATCGCAATCTTTGGGGTGTGGAAGATTTCGAGGAGATCACCATCCGTCACTCCAAATTCGCGGCTACCCGCTTCGCCCACGAGGCTGCGCCGGCGCTCGCTCGCTTCGCCAACTCCTCGCCGACACCCTTCGTCAATGGCATCAGGGCGGCGCGAGAGCGGATTGTTGCGCGCACGGATGAGGAGCGCACCGAGTTTCTTCGTAAGCGGGGGTTTGGCAAGTCGGAGACGGCGAAGATCATTGAGACGGTGCTTGCCGAGGAAGGCCGCAAACCCGAGAGTGTCTTCGACTTCGTGCAAGGCATCACCGCGGTGGCACGCGACAAGCCGCACCAGGACGGCCGGTTGGACCTCGAGGCGAAGGCCAAGAAGTTGCTCGATCGTGCTAACTAA